The following are encoded together in the Salvia hispanica cultivar TCC Black 2014 unplaced genomic scaffold, UniMelb_Shisp_WGS_1.0 HiC_scaffold_893, whole genome shotgun sequence genome:
- the LOC125200297 gene encoding uncharacterized protein LOC125200297 → MTKIENDTNLQVTFSRRPRGIFKKRAAGVLCGAEYAVVVYSRAKPHSFATLASKLSPPGSSRLMGVAVGRRQARHYSRQEGHGPPGGGRNQRNRRWSLRRRRWSRRSSGGGSSTPCLRCWQMENLSYEQLEQLRNSVLMYKQGVQAKFSGGGVVMRRCMDRMCSIRRWGTTMEVPTTPPLEASTLIMGDFPAALTLTLTALKAGLIMEDFPEALTVALTVLREAQIMEDFPATIITATLGIS, encoded by the exons ATGACGAAGATCGAGAACGACACCAATCTCCAAGTCACCTTCTCGAGGCGCCCGCGCGGCATCTTCAAGAAGCGAGCAGCTGGCGTATTATGCGGGGCCGAGTACGCTGTCGTGGTCTACTCCCGGGCAAAGCCCCACTCATTCGCAACCCTAGCGTCGAAGCTGTCACCACCAG GTTCCTCCAGGCTAATGGGGGTGGCGGTGGGGCGCCGCCAAGCAAGGCACTATAGCCGACAGGAGGGTCATGGCCCACCAGGAGGCGGCCGAAACCAGCGCAACAGGAGGTGGTCACTGCGGAGGCGCAGGTGGAGCAGGCGAAGCAGCGGAGGAGGGAGCTCGACGCCATGCCTCCGGTGCTGGCAGATGGAAAATCTCAGCTACGAGCAGCTCGAGCAGCTGAGGAACTCGGTGCTGATGTACAAGCAAGGGGTCCAAGCCAAGTTCAGTGGCGGCGGCGTGGTAATGCGGCGGTGTATGGACAGAATGTGCAGTATCCGCCGATGGGGTACAACTATGGAGGTCCCTACAACGCCGCCACTGGAAGCTTCAACGCTAATTATGGGGGATTTCCCGGCAGCTCTGACGCTAACATTAACAGCGCTCAAGGCGGGCTTAATTATGGAGGATTTCCCGGAAGCTCTGACGGTAGCTTTGACGGTGCTCAGGGAGGCCCAAATTATGGAGGATTTCCCGGCAACTATTATCACGGCCACCCTGGGTATTAGTTAG